A single genomic interval of Apis cerana isolate GH-2021 linkage group LG14, AcerK_1.0, whole genome shotgun sequence harbors:
- the LOC108000664 gene encoding transmembrane protein 114 isoform X1: MASRMKALYNQVIFERRILLGCTVLVGLSVCIWSVAIGTDHWFTIEAPDKNGLPIGDPAKGRRLIYKNMGLWRGCVQGIAPESENSTKLIPFEECKNQDMFPTEKQFKLNPGLNTVVNYSRTQVSFALISLFVMVMGFFFSIYTFRNPRYMFKRLAGGIHFISAACNMVVIQVLLSSIEFESKHVHTTFPKGAILKYNFSLILAWIVFLCNLLAGCAFMLFSRKRKRDKAPTEEIAMADEPTIIGR, translated from the exons ATGGCGAGTCGAATGAAAGCTTTGTACAACCAG GTTATATTCGAGAGGCGAATCCTTCTCGGTTGCACGGTCCTCGTGGGTCTGTCGGTATGCATATGGTCGGTCGCCATTGGAACCGATCATTGGTTCACGATCGAAGCTCCGGATAAGAACGGTTTACCAATCGGTGACCCAGCTAAAGGAAGAAGATTAATCTACAAGAATATGGGTCTCTGGAGAGGCTGTGTTCAAGGGATAGCACCTGAATCTGAAAACTCCACCAAGCTGATCCCCTTCG AGGAGTGCAAGAACCAGGATATGTTCCCGACCGAGAAACAGTTCAAATTGAATCCGGGGTTAAATACAGTAGTCA ATTATTCGAGGACACAGGTATCGTTCGCGTTAATCAGCCTGTTCGTGATGGTGATGGGCTTTTTCTTCTCCATCTACACGTTCCGCAACCCACGATACATGTTCAAGCGATTGGCCGGTGGAATACATTTCATTAGCG CCGCGTGCAACATGGTGGTGATACAAgttctcctctcctcgatcGAGTTCGAGAGCAAACACGTACACACAACGTTCCCAAAGGGTGCGATCCTCAAGTACAATTTCTCGTTGATCCTCGCGTGGATCGTGTTCCTGTGCAACCTTCTCGCCGGATGCGCCTTCATGCTGTTCTCCAGGAAGCGGAAGAGGGACAAGGCGCCCACCGAGGAGATCGCGATGGCCGACGAGCCGACCATCATCGGCCgttga
- the LOC108000664 gene encoding uncharacterized protein LOC108000664 isoform X2, producing MASRMKALYNQVIFERRILLGCTVLVGLSVCIWSVAIGTDHWFTIEAPDKNGLPIGDPAKGRRLIYKNMGLWRGCVQGIAPESENSTKLIPFEECKNQDMFPTEKQFKLNPGLNTVVTACNMVVIQVLLSSIEFESKHVHTTFPKGAILKYNFSLILAWIVFLCNLLAGCAFMLFSRKRKRDKAPTEEIAMADEPTIIGR from the exons ATGGCGAGTCGAATGAAAGCTTTGTACAACCAG GTTATATTCGAGAGGCGAATCCTTCTCGGTTGCACGGTCCTCGTGGGTCTGTCGGTATGCATATGGTCGGTCGCCATTGGAACCGATCATTGGTTCACGATCGAAGCTCCGGATAAGAACGGTTTACCAATCGGTGACCCAGCTAAAGGAAGAAGATTAATCTACAAGAATATGGGTCTCTGGAGAGGCTGTGTTCAAGGGATAGCACCTGAATCTGAAAACTCCACCAAGCTGATCCCCTTCG AGGAGTGCAAGAACCAGGATATGTTCCCGACCGAGAAACAGTTCAAATTGAATCCGGGGTTAAATACAGTAGTCA CCGCGTGCAACATGGTGGTGATACAAgttctcctctcctcgatcGAGTTCGAGAGCAAACACGTACACACAACGTTCCCAAAGGGTGCGATCCTCAAGTACAATTTCTCGTTGATCCTCGCGTGGATCGTGTTCCTGTGCAACCTTCTCGCCGGATGCGCCTTCATGCTGTTCTCCAGGAAGCGGAAGAGGGACAAGGCGCCCACCGAGGAGATCGCGATGGCCGACGAGCCGACCATCATCGGCCgttga